A portion of the Fulvia fulva chromosome 1, complete sequence genome contains these proteins:
- a CDS encoding Calcipressin-like protein, translating to MATAIMQMSPAPSPTSPSRRRSPNLSIDLSDLPALSQPTPPSNTLLITNLNAPEIFTAANLESITQAINQHAKIHTFSPLKSMRRVIVTFWTTEDAIAIRQVLDGETVLGSRVRVYFGQKTKIEQGDQHLHLPQSQKLFFISPPPSPPVGWEMRNEEPPNKDVHAEDLADALAKLHARPDADAALREDTEVERPARLTVNTRQRSGTGTIVYDPQEHGHSPDLPAIAVEDTTESPQPLSPMEGVEKKFVHTARPPVELMEQ from the coding sequence ATGGCAACCGCCATCATGCAAATGTCGCCGGCTCCCTCGCCAACATCACCCTCGCGACGCCGCTCTCCAAACCTCTCCATCGACCTCTCAGACTTGCCCGCGCTCTCGCAACCCACGCCACCCAGCAACACCCTCCTCATAACCAACCTCAACGCCCCCGAAATCTTCACAGCCGCGAACCTCGAGAGCATAACCCAGGCAATCAACCAGCATGCAAAGATCCACACCTTCTCGCCACTTAAATCCATGCGGCGGGTAATCGTGACCTTCTGGACCACCGAAGACGCCATCGCAATCCGACAAGTTCTCGACGGCGAGACAGTGCTAGGGAGCAGAGTGCGAGTCTACTTCGGTCAAAAAACCAAGATCGAGCAAGGAGACCAGCATCTACACCTTCCACAGTCTCAGAAGCTCTTCTTCATCTCGCCACCGCCCAGTCCCCCTGTCGGATGGGAGATGCGCAATGAGGAGCCGCCGAACAAGGACGTGCATGCGGAGGACTTAGCAGATGCGCTTGCCAAGCTTCACGCGAGACCCGACGCCGATGCAGCGTTGAGGGAGGACACGGAGGTGGAGAGACCGGCGAGGCTTACTGTCAACACGAGGCAACGATCTGGGACGGGGACGATCGTGTATGATCCGCAAGAGCATGGGCACTCCCCTGATCTGCCGGCGATTGCTGTGGAGGACACGACAGAGTCTCCCCAGCCGCTGAGCCCGATGGAGGGTGTTGAGAAGAAGTTCGTTCACACTGCGAGGCCACCGGTTGAGCTCATGGAGCAATGA
- a CDS encoding Regulatory protein CAT8: MPGILPMKVIKVGVNAQTRIAQACDRCRSKKIRCDGIRPCCSQCSNVGFECKTSDKLSRRAFPRGYTESLEERVRGLESEVRELKELLDEKDEKIDVLSRIHSQSSHPVQLPSPRRPSTVSVESAEGKIESQPKDDLFKVQQSPYLVDEEGSDSYFAGTSSGRTFIEAFKHRVQESGRSTADIDTGSLLANSHRRMSLTPGSVDPKSPVAFTAPPRLVSDQLVNVFFQEWAPLFPILHKPTFLILYARYVEDHEAVTDRAEIAQLNLVFGIAALSSDTRSSADLESFESQWKAAVDAIITENSMSTLQVLVLAQIYCLLRGDLTRLQAYKGLSTSLSARLGLHQSQKRFALGTLTAETRRKVFWTFYTVDSFSAVVLGLPKHIKDDDVYCEFPADADDEYVTERGFQPTLPGESTKLSSALALFRLSRVLSRILEEVYPAKNTYELSLKKLSELSDELDAWSKSLAPHLRLQFAQDKPSTGTISSRSPLLSLTYHYVRALIHRPAICASLGARSSSSMMAMASSCKHIIQIVQLLDERSLSFSFCLNRDEALVMAGFGLLFQGLGLESTSKILKDNSKMIAAVTSILKKTEAPCAADFERVAKSFVPAHATPPAASATRMPPLSRHNSEGSQSITSVQSSTKKQLKAIASRFTASANSKTPKLDASDGGRRQTVPNISLHPYTTHSQSQPSLRPSTLTRYDPSSVSRSEPARSPVNMHARPPSTATARPSVAPTQHRPKAKPSAKKFPNLDYLSFGNEPETQAPAASRTVQPIKTEPGPTDWEKLLGSLDNGETNIYDACYGGPPVDALLDAPSLGLHNNHSTLAVADGSIVWSADLWALCQTETNARSSSGLTPSAPLSFTTDDGLSSPEDFSAEWASASTQSETYRGIVLPHGDDTAFASTWDSGLNL; encoded by the exons ATGCCTGGCATTCTTCCGATGAAGGTGATCAAGGTCGGAGTGAATGCGCAGACGAGGATCGCGCAGGCGTGTGACAG GTGCCGGAGCAAGAAGATACGATGCGATGGCATACGACCATGCTGCTCACAATGTTCCAACGTCGGCTTCGAATGCAAGACTAGTGATAAGCTGAGCAGGAGAGCGTTCCCGAGAGGATATACCGAGTCGTTGGAAGAACGCGTACGCGGTCTGGAGTCGGAGGTTCGCGAGTTGAAAGAGCTGCTTGATGAAAAAGATGAAAAGATAGACGTCCTATCCCGGATACATTCCCAATCGTCGCACCCCGTACAACTTCCATCCCCTCGAAGACCGTCGACGGTGTCGGTCGAATCGGCCGAAGGCAAGATCGAATCACAGCCAAAAGATGACTTATTCAAAGTACAGCAGTCCCCATATCTCGTTGACGAGGAAGGATCCGATTCATACTTTGCTGGAACATCTAGTGGTCGCACATTTATTGAAGCATTCAAACATCGAGTACAAGAGAGCGGGCGATCAACAGCCGACATTGATACTGGATCGTTGCTCGCGAACAGCCACAGAAGAATGTCCCTCACGCCTGGCTCGGTCGACCCAAAATCGCCGGTGGCCTTCACTGCACCGCCACGATTGGTGTCTGATCAACTGGTCAATGTCTTCTTCCAGGAATGGGCCCCGTTGTTTCCAATCCTCCACAAACCCACGTTTCTAATCTTGTATGCACGCTATGTCGAGGACCATGAAGCTGTTACCGACAGAGCGGAGATCGCTCAGTTGAACCTGGTCTTCGGTATCGCGGCCTTGTCTAGTGATACAAGATCCTCGGCAGACCTGGAAAGCTTCGAAAGCCAATGGAAAGCTGCTGTTGATGCCATCATTACAGAGAATTCGATGTCAACTCTTCAGGTTTTGGTACTGGCACAAATATATTGCCTCCTACGTGGCGACCTTACAAGGCTGCAGGCCTACAAAGGTCTTTCGACGTCACTGTCCGCGAGACTTGGTCTTCATCAATCCCAGAAGCGATTCGCTCTCGGCACGCTCACCGCCGAAACGAGGAGGAAGGTATTCTGGACCTTCTACACAGTCGACAGCTTCAGCGCTGTAGTCCTGGGTCTGCCGAAGCACATCAAGGACGACGATGTGTATTGCGAGTTTCCTGCCGATGCCGATGACGAGTACGTGACCGAGCGAGGTTTCCAGCCAACCTTGCCGGGCGAGTCAACCAAGTTGTCCAGCGCCCTCGCTCTCTTCCGACTTTCGAGAGTTTTATCAAGAATTCTTGAGGAAGTCTATCCAGCTAAGAATACTTACGAGTTGTCTTTGAAGAAACTCAGTGAGCTCTCCGATGAGCTCGATGCATGGAGCAAATCTCTGGCGCCTCATCTACGCTTGCAATTCGCTCAG GATAAACCGAGCACAGGCACCATTAGCAGTCGATCGCCACTGCTATCCTTGACTTACCACTACGTGCGAGCTTTGATTCACCGCCCAGCGATATGCGCATCTCTCGGGGCGCGTTCGTCGTCATCGATGATGGCAATGGCAAGCTCGTGCAAACACATCATCCAGATCGTGCAACTTCTGGACGAAAGGAGTCTCAGCTTCTCGTTCTGCCTGAACCGGGACGAAGCCCTTGTAATGGCTGGTTTTGGTCTCCTCTTCCAGGGTCTGGGTCTGGAATCCACTTCAAAGATCCTGAAAGATAACAGCAAAATGATCGCTGCAGTGACAAGCATTTTGAAGAAGACCGAAGCACCATGTGCAGCAGACTTCGAACGTGTCGCTAAGTCTTTCGTCCCGGCTCACGCAACGCCTCCGGCAGCATCAGCGACCAGAATGCCGCCACTATCGAGACACAACTCCGAGGGATCCCAGTCGATCACAAGCGTACAGTCCTCGACCAAGAAGCAGCTCAAAGCTATCGCTTCACGATTCACGGCGAGCGCTAACTCGAAAACGCCAAAGCTGGATGCCTCAGATGGAGGTCGCAGGCAGACCGTACCAAATATCAGCTTGCACCCGTACACTACGCATAGCCAGAGTCAGCCTTCTCTGCGACCATCAACACTGACGAGATACGATCCATCGTCTGTCTCTCGTTCGGAGCCGGCGCGTAGCCCAGTGAATATGCACGCGCGGCCCCCTTCCACGGCCACTGCTCGACCTTCAGTAGCACCAACACAACATCGGCCCAAAGCAAAACCGTCCGCGAAGAAGTTCCCCAATCTCGATTACCTTTCTTTTGGCAACGAGCCGGAAACGCAAGCACCTGCAGCCAGCCGTACTGTGCAGCCCATCAAGACTGAGCCAGGTCCGACGGATTGGGAAAAGCTCCTGGGGTCACTAGACAACGGCGAGACGAATATCTACGATGCGTGCTATGGCGGACCGCCGGTGGATGCTCTCCTCGATGCACCTTCTCTTGGTCTTCATAACAACCATTCGACACTCGCCGTCGCCGACGGCTCCATCGTATGGAGCGCAGACCTTTGGGCCCTTTGTCAGACGGAGACGAATGCCCGTTCATCATCTGGTCTGACCCCAAGCGCACCACTCTCTTTCACGACCGATGATGGACTGAGCAGTCCCGAGGACTTCAGTGCTGAATGGGCCAGCGCGAGCACACAGAGCGAGACTTATCGGGGCATCGTATTACCGCATGGTGATGATACAGCATTTGCAAGCACTTGGGACTCTGGGTTGAATCTTTGA